One stretch of Streptomyces hygroscopicus DNA includes these proteins:
- a CDS encoding translation initiation factor IF-2 — MSTVGIRLPAPGARPRTRGLVWLVARQHRAALWAGLVVVAAVAAYIVWQRTEMVGYIRTHGIEGCADWKMFCHGRRISLHRDTDPTAGAFRHLNDTYRTPLLNTGRLLIALPALIGVFIGAPLFARELEMGTHQLVWTQSVSRTRWLIAKLALPLAVVTAGTAVLAALYTWWWRAARTQFQDIAWGTAVPFDATGPAAVALAPLAFFVGAAAGLLLRRTVPAMAVTLGATAGVQYGLGALRPHLMTPRTVVSDASGDFAHTPIEVFFTSWRGIGDGFLARNGAKIPSDRCSSAIGQDGWDRCLARSGATERQYEELHPASHYWPMQWMQAGICLAAAVALAAFCVWWIRRRPAVKEAA; from the coding sequence ATGAGCACGGTCGGCATACGGCTCCCGGCCCCCGGCGCCCGGCCCCGTACCCGAGGGCTGGTGTGGCTGGTGGCGCGGCAGCACCGGGCCGCCCTCTGGGCGGGCCTGGTCGTGGTCGCGGCGGTCGCCGCGTACATCGTGTGGCAGCGCACCGAGATGGTCGGCTACATACGGACCCACGGCATCGAGGGCTGCGCGGACTGGAAGATGTTCTGCCACGGCAGGCGGATATCCCTCCACAGGGATACCGACCCGACGGCCGGCGCGTTCCGCCACCTCAACGACACCTACCGCACACCGCTGCTCAATACCGGACGGCTGCTCATCGCGCTGCCCGCGCTGATCGGCGTCTTCATCGGCGCGCCCCTGTTCGCCCGGGAACTGGAGATGGGCACCCACCAGTTGGTGTGGACGCAGTCGGTCAGCCGGACCCGCTGGCTCATCGCCAAACTCGCCCTTCCCCTGGCCGTCGTCACGGCCGGCACCGCGGTCCTCGCGGCCCTCTACACCTGGTGGTGGCGGGCGGCCAGGACCCAGTTCCAGGACATCGCCTGGGGCACCGCCGTGCCGTTCGACGCGACCGGTCCGGCGGCCGTCGCCCTCGCCCCGCTGGCCTTCTTCGTGGGCGCGGCGGCCGGGCTGCTGCTGCGGCGCACCGTCCCCGCCATGGCGGTCACCCTGGGGGCCACCGCCGGTGTCCAGTACGGGCTCGGCGCCCTGCGTCCCCATCTGATGACCCCGCGGACGGTCGTCTCCGACGCGAGCGGCGACTTCGCGCACACCCCCATCGAGGTCTTCTTCACCTCCTGGCGCGGTATCGGCGACGGCTTTCTGGCCCGCAACGGGGCGAAAATCCCCTCGGACCGCTGCTCGTCCGCCATCGGTCAGGACGGCTGGGACCGCTGCCTCGCCCGGTCCGGCGCCACCGAGAGGCAGTACGAGGAGCTGCACCCGGCGAGCCACTACTGGCCCATGCAGTGGATGCAGGCCGGGATCTGCCTGGCCGCGGCCGTCGCGCTCGCCGCGTTCTGCGTGTGGTGGATCCGGCGGCGGCCCGCGGTGAAGGAGGCGGCGTGA
- a CDS encoding transporter, translated as MKTATAQRPGPPHTGSPPGPRRTGSPLSPRGPLWLAWRRQRTVLVTGGVLILALAGYLLYQRTGMAALIHDRGVADCRVWRDCDGAPVVTSDRLSEAFVRLETYRTALLDTARLLLAIPAVIGAFVGAPLIAREFESGTAALVWSQSVGRVRWLIATLALPVVGTLAATALLAALFTWWWWPVRGTFPDVHWGDTLPFDVMGPAFVSLSLLSLFLGTAFGLLLRRTLPAMACTLAVTAGVVYGLQQLRPHLMPRLTVTAGVRVHAEAPYGGWYVGSGYLDRTGARVDGSVCEGLGGWPAIFRCLDRRHLAEEYEDYHPIGHFWSMQWIQAGICLAAAVALAAFCVWWIGRRRA; from the coding sequence GTGAAGACCGCAACCGCCCAACGCCCGGGCCCGCCGCACACCGGCTCCCCGCCGGGGCCGCGACGCACCGGCTCCCCGCTGAGCCCGCGCGGTCCGCTCTGGCTGGCCTGGCGCCGCCAGCGGACCGTTCTGGTGACGGGCGGAGTGCTGATCCTCGCCCTCGCCGGATATCTCCTGTACCAGCGCACCGGCATGGCCGCCCTGATCCACGACCGGGGCGTCGCCGACTGCCGGGTGTGGCGCGACTGCGACGGGGCGCCCGTGGTGACCTCGGACCGGCTGTCCGAGGCGTTCGTCCGGCTGGAGACCTACCGCACGGCGCTGCTCGACACCGCACGGCTGCTGCTCGCGATCCCTGCGGTCATCGGGGCCTTCGTCGGCGCACCGCTGATCGCGCGCGAATTCGAGAGCGGCACCGCCGCGCTCGTCTGGTCCCAGTCGGTCGGCAGGGTGCGCTGGCTCATCGCCACGCTCGCCCTCCCCGTCGTCGGCACCCTGGCGGCCACCGCCCTGCTGGCCGCGCTGTTCACCTGGTGGTGGTGGCCGGTGCGCGGTACCTTCCCGGACGTCCACTGGGGCGACACCCTGCCCTTCGACGTGATGGGTCCGGCCTTCGTGTCGCTGTCCCTGCTGTCCCTCTTCCTCGGCACGGCCTTCGGCCTGCTGCTCCGGCGGACGCTGCCCGCCATGGCCTGCACCCTCGCCGTCACCGCCGGCGTCGTGTACGGCCTACAGCAGCTGCGCCCGCATCTGATGCCACGGCTCACCGTGACAGCGGGCGTCCGCGTCCACGCGGAGGCGCCGTACGGAGGGTGGTACGTCGGCTCGGGGTATCTCGACCGGACCGGCGCCAGGGTCGACGGATCGGTCTGCGAGGGGCTCGGCGGGTGGCCGGCCATTTTCCGCTGCCTCGACCGCCGCCATCTGGCCGAAGAGTATGAGGACTACCACCCCATCGGCCACTTCTGGTCCATGCAGTGGATCCAGGCCGGGATCTGCCTGGCCGCGGCCGTCGCGCTCGCCGCGTTCTGCGTGTGGTGGATCGGGCGCAGACGGGCCTGA